In the Flavobacterium acetivorans genome, one interval contains:
- a CDS encoding MerR family transcriptional regulator yields the protein MHIELSADKRYYSIGEVAKAFDVNASLIRFWDSEFDILKPKKNAKGNRMFTPEDIKNLQLIYHLVKERGFTLEGAKIHLKEGQKKTLDKFEIIRKLEGIRTQLTNIKNQL from the coding sequence ATGCATATAGAACTATCTGCTGATAAAAGATATTACAGCATTGGCGAGGTTGCCAAGGCTTTTGATGTAAATGCATCTCTTATCCGTTTTTGGGATAGTGAGTTCGACATTCTTAAACCAAAGAAAAACGCGAAAGGCAACAGAATGTTTACGCCCGAGGATATCAAAAACCTACAGCTAATTTACCATTTGGTAAAAGAAAGAGGTTTTACCCTTGAAGGAGCCAAAATCCATTTGAAAGAAGGTCAAAAGAAAACTTTGGATAAGTTTGAAATTATTCGAAAACTGGAAGGTATCAGAACACAATTAACTAATATAAAAAATCAATTATAA
- a CDS encoding GSCFA domain-containing protein gives MQFRTPVPISKSISPIDYNSKIISLGSCFAVNMAEKLNYFKFENWCNPFGILFHPLAIEKLIEFAVSEKEFTKADLFFHNEQWHCFDAHSDLSNPNPDSLSSDLNDTIKTMHQQILEATHVVITYGTAWVYRNIDNNEIVANCHKVPQKQFEKELLSIETIKESMEKTMDLIYCVNPNCNIIFTVSPVRHIKDGVVENQLSKAHLISGIHQLISNKAKPISYFPSYEIMMDELRDYRFYAEDMLHPSSVAIDFIWKRFKETNISEHCFSIMDQVETIQKSLSHKPFNPNSESHRKFESKLMDKISKLESQYSFMKF, from the coding sequence ATGCAATTCAGGACCCCAGTACCTATTTCTAAGAGTATTTCCCCAATCGATTACAACTCAAAGATTATCTCTTTGGGTTCTTGTTTTGCGGTTAATATGGCGGAGAAACTGAATTATTTTAAGTTCGAAAATTGGTGTAATCCGTTCGGGATTTTGTTTCATCCTTTGGCTATTGAGAAGCTAATTGAATTTGCAGTATCTGAAAAAGAGTTTACTAAGGCTGATTTGTTTTTTCATAATGAACAATGGCATTGTTTCGATGCTCATTCCGATTTAAGTAATCCTAATCCCGATAGCTTGTCAAGTGATTTGAATGATACGATTAAGACTATGCATCAACAAATACTAGAAGCTACTCATGTCGTGATTACCTATGGTACGGCTTGGGTGTATCGAAATATTGACAATAATGAAATAGTTGCTAACTGCCATAAAGTTCCGCAAAAACAGTTTGAGAAAGAGTTGCTTTCGATTGAAACAATTAAAGAAAGTATGGAGAAAACAATGGATTTAATTTATTGTGTAAATCCTAATTGCAATATCATTTTTACCGTTTCACCCGTGCGTCATATTAAAGATGGTGTTGTCGAAAATCAGCTAAGTAAAGCACATTTGATTTCGGGTATCCATCAGCTAATAAGCAATAAAGCTAAACCAATAAGCTATTTTCCAAGTTATGAAATCATGATGGACGAACTGCGTGATTATCGTTTTTATGCCGAAGATATGTTGCATCCTAGCTCTGTAGCGATAGATTTTATTTGGAAACGCTTCAAAGAAACAAATATTTCTGAGCATTGTTTTTCAATTATGGATCAGGTAGAGACAATCCAAAAAAGTCTTTCACATAAACCTTTTAATCCTAACTCAGAAAGTCATCGTAAATTTGAAAGCAAACTGATGGATAAAATCAGTAAATTGGAATCTCAATATTCATTCATGAAATTTTAA
- the alaS gene encoding alanine--tRNA ligase, whose product MNSQEVRRQFLDFFQSKGHLIVPSAPIVLKDDPTLMFNNSGMAQFKEYFLGNATPKSARIADTQKCLRVSGKHNDLEDVGFDTYHHTMFEMLGNWSFGDYFKKEALPWAWEFLTEVLKLDKDRLYVSVFEGNEAENVPFDQEAFDIWKQFVSEDRIILGNKKDNFWEMGDQGPCGPCSEIHIDLRTDEERASVSGRSLVNADHPQVVEIWNNVFMEFNRKADGSLEKLPAQHVDTGMGFERLCMAMQNVTSNYDTDVFTPLIEKVEQITGLKYTSNEVKNVSEEQNKTNIAIRVIVDHVRAVAFAIADGQLPSNTGAGYVIRRILRRAIRYGFTFLGTKEPFIYQLVAVLADQMGEFFPEIKKQQTLVTNVIREEEASFLRTIENGLSKINLHIGLIQGLKEEGAHPEKLISGNLAFELYDTYGFPLDLTELIARENKFSVDIEGFEKNMQEQKTRSRAASEVSTDDWKILVDGNTESFVGYDQTENEVKITRIRKVDSKKDGVLYQIVLDATPFYPEGGGQVGDKGTLVSANESIEIIDTKKENNLILHFAKKLPENLNASFVAKVNTNLRADTSKNHSATHLMHQALRSILGTHVEQKGSLVNPNYLRFDFSHFAKVTDEELQQVEDFVNARIQEQLPLIERRSIPIQQALDEGAMALFGEKYGDHVRAIKFGDSMELCGGIHVSNTADIWSFKIVSEGAVAAGIRRIEAITGDGVRQFFASQEELLSEIKSALKNPQDAVKAVVSLQDENAKLKKQLEALLKEKAKNMKGDLIKELQEINGVQFLAKQVDLNPEGAKDLAYELGNLGTNLFLVLATSEEGKPMLSCYISKELVADKNLNAGQVVRELGKFIQGGGGGQPFFATAGGKNAAGIPEALAKAIDFVK is encoded by the coding sequence ATGAACTCACAAGAAGTACGTAGACAATTTCTGGATTTTTTTCAAAGTAAAGGGCATTTAATTGTTCCTTCGGCACCGATTGTTCTAAAAGATGATCCTACCCTGATGTTCAACAACTCAGGAATGGCACAGTTTAAAGAATATTTTTTAGGAAACGCCACACCAAAAAGCGCTAGAATTGCTGACACACAAAAATGTCTTCGTGTTTCAGGAAAGCATAATGATTTAGAAGATGTAGGTTTTGATACCTATCACCACACGATGTTCGAAATGCTAGGAAATTGGTCTTTTGGAGATTATTTCAAAAAAGAAGCTTTACCTTGGGCTTGGGAATTTTTGACCGAAGTTTTAAAATTAGACAAAGACCGTTTGTATGTTTCTGTTTTTGAAGGAAACGAAGCTGAGAATGTGCCTTTTGACCAAGAAGCTTTTGATATTTGGAAACAATTTGTTTCGGAAGACCGCATTATTCTTGGAAACAAAAAAGACAATTTCTGGGAAATGGGAGATCAGGGACCTTGCGGACCTTGTTCTGAAATTCATATTGATTTGCGTACCGATGAAGAAAGAGCTTCTGTTTCGGGTAGAAGTTTAGTCAATGCCGATCATCCGCAGGTAGTCGAAATCTGGAACAACGTATTTATGGAATTCAACCGTAAAGCCGATGGTTCTTTAGAAAAATTACCGGCGCAACACGTTGATACAGGAATGGGATTTGAGCGTTTGTGTATGGCGATGCAAAATGTAACGTCAAACTATGATACCGATGTTTTCACGCCGCTTATTGAAAAAGTGGAGCAAATTACAGGATTGAAATACACTTCAAACGAAGTGAAAAATGTTTCTGAAGAACAAAATAAAACCAATATTGCTATTCGTGTAATTGTAGATCACGTTCGTGCTGTAGCTTTCGCTATTGCCGACGGACAATTGCCATCGAATACGGGAGCGGGTTATGTAATTCGTCGTATTTTGCGTCGTGCTATTCGTTACGGATTTACATTTTTGGGTACAAAAGAGCCGTTTATCTATCAATTGGTGGCTGTTTTGGCAGATCAAATGGGAGAGTTTTTCCCAGAAATCAAAAAACAACAAACTTTGGTTACTAATGTAATCCGTGAGGAAGAAGCTTCTTTCTTGAGAACAATTGAAAATGGTCTTAGTAAAATTAATTTGCACATAGGATTAATTCAAGGCTTGAAAGAAGAAGGAGCTCATCCAGAAAAATTAATAAGTGGTAATCTTGCATTTGAACTTTACGACACTTATGGTTTCCCACTTGATTTAACAGAATTAATTGCTAGAGAAAATAAATTTTCTGTTGATATTGAAGGATTTGAAAAGAACATGCAAGAACAAAAAACACGTTCTCGTGCGGCTTCGGAAGTTTCTACAGATGACTGGAAAATTCTGGTTGATGGAAATACGGAATCTTTTGTTGGTTACGATCAAACAGAAAACGAAGTAAAAATTACTCGCATTCGTAAAGTAGATTCTAAAAAAGATGGTGTTTTGTACCAAATTGTTTTAGATGCTACGCCATTTTATCCGGAAGGAGGAGGACAGGTGGGAGACAAAGGAACATTGGTTTCGGCAAATGAAAGCATTGAAATTATAGATACCAAGAAAGAAAATAATTTAATTCTGCATTTTGCTAAAAAATTACCGGAAAATCTAAACGCCTCTTTCGTAGCAAAAGTAAATACCAATTTAAGAGCAGATACGTCTAAAAATCACTCAGCGACGCACTTAATGCACCAGGCTTTGCGATCTATTTTAGGAACGCATGTGGAGCAAAAAGGATCTTTGGTCAATCCAAATTATCTGCGTTTTGACTTTTCACATTTTGCAAAAGTAACCGATGAGGAATTACAGCAAGTTGAAGACTTTGTTAATGCGAGAATTCAAGAGCAATTGCCCTTAATTGAAAGAAGAAGCATCCCAATCCAACAAGCCTTAGACGAAGGTGCGATGGCTTTGTTTGGGGAAAAATACGGAGATCATGTTCGTGCAATTAAATTTGGAGACAGCATGGAATTGTGTGGTGGAATCCATGTAAGCAATACAGCTGATATTTGGTCATTCAAAATTGTTTCTGAAGGAGCAGTTGCAGCTGGAATTCGCCGTATTGAAGCTATTACAGGCGATGGTGTAAGACAATTTTTTGCTTCGCAGGAAGAATTGTTGAGCGAAATCAAATCAGCATTGAAAAATCCACAGGATGCGGTAAAAGCTGTAGTTTCATTACAAGATGAAAATGCCAAATTGAAAAAACAGTTGGAAGCTTTGTTGAAAGAGAAAGCCAAAAACATGAAAGGTGATTTGATCAAAGAATTGCAAGAAATAAACGGTGTTCAGTTCTTAGCTAAACAAGTCGATTTGAATCCGGAAGGAGCTAAAGATTTGGCTTATGAATTAGGAAATTTAGGCACAAACTTATTTTTAGTTTTGGCTACATCCGAAGAAGGAAAACCAATGTTGAGCTGTTATATTTCTAAGGAATTGGTTGCCGATAAAAATCTGAATGCGGGTCAGGTAGTTCGCGAATTAGGAAAATTTATCCAAGGTGGAGGAGGAGGGCAGCCTTTCTTTGCAACTGCAGGAGGAAAAAATGCTGCCGGAATTCCGGAAGCTTTAGCAAAAGCAATTGATTTTGTAAAATAG
- a CDS encoding TPM domain-containing protein: protein MSKVEDFLTQKEEQEIVEAIRLAEKNTSGEIRVHLEKTTELDPYDRALEVFHDLKMDETQLKNGVLIYVAIEDRTFVICGDQGINDIVGHDFWDCTKDIMVAHFKNSNFKQGLIDGIDRAGEQLKKHFPYQEGDVNELSNEISKG, encoded by the coding sequence ATGTCAAAAGTAGAAGATTTTTTAACCCAAAAAGAAGAACAAGAAATTGTGGAAGCCATTCGTTTGGCCGAAAAAAATACTTCTGGAGAGATTCGAGTTCATCTAGAAAAAACAACAGAACTAGATCCCTATGATCGTGCATTGGAAGTTTTTCATGACCTAAAAATGGACGAGACCCAACTCAAAAACGGTGTGTTAATTTACGTAGCCATAGAAGACAGAACCTTTGTAATTTGTGGAGATCAAGGAATTAATGATATTGTTGGTCATGATTTCTGGGATTGTACCAAAGATATTATGGTAGCCCATTTTAAAAACAGCAATTTCAAACAAGGACTTATTGACGGAATTGACAGAGCTGGAGAACAATTAAAAAAACATTTCCCTTACCAAGAAGGGGACGTTAATGAATTATCAAACGAAATATCAAAAGGATAA
- a CDS encoding formylglycine-generating enzyme family protein — protein sequence MKHQTVTLGLLLFSMYACGKKEGNVAKMGNKETMSCESSLPSRFSASNKTDTISESKTVSYDGMVQIPSGEFLMGASDDEGRQDEYPQHRVKISGFWMDATEVTNAQFEKFVKATAYVTTAEIKPNWEEIKKQLPPDTPKPDESLLVAASLVFTPTKTAVDLNNASQWWSWTEGANWKHPEGPKSNIKGRENYPVVHISWDDANAYAKWAGKRLPTEAEWEYASRGGLIDKKYFWGNEDPEKGKPKANIWQGKFPYLNTTKDKFVGASPVKSFAPNKYGLYDMAGNVWEWCSDCYTPEYYKELYGSIANNPKGPSKSYDPMEPTVPKKVVRGGSFLCNASYCKGYRVTARMKSSPDTGLSHTGFRCVADIK from the coding sequence ATGAAACATCAGACGGTTACTCTTGGACTACTACTATTTTCAATGTATGCCTGTGGTAAAAAAGAGGGAAATGTGGCTAAAATGGGTAATAAAGAAACCATGAGTTGTGAATCTTCTCTCCCATCCCGTTTTTCGGCATCAAATAAAACCGATACGATCAGCGAGTCAAAAACGGTTTCCTATGACGGAATGGTTCAAATCCCTTCAGGTGAATTCCTCATGGGCGCATCGGATGATGAAGGAAGACAAGATGAGTATCCGCAGCACCGAGTTAAAATTAGCGGTTTTTGGATGGATGCCACCGAAGTGACCAATGCACAGTTTGAAAAATTTGTCAAAGCCACAGCTTATGTAACCACCGCCGAGATAAAGCCGAATTGGGAAGAGATAAAAAAACAATTACCTCCAGACACTCCAAAACCGGACGAAAGTTTGTTGGTTGCCGCTTCACTTGTTTTTACCCCAACTAAAACAGCTGTCGATTTAAATAATGCCTCTCAATGGTGGAGTTGGACCGAAGGAGCCAATTGGAAACATCCCGAAGGTCCAAAAAGCAACATTAAAGGCCGAGAAAACTATCCAGTGGTACACATATCGTGGGATGATGCTAATGCTTATGCAAAATGGGCCGGCAAAAGATTACCCACAGAAGCCGAATGGGAATATGCTTCCAGAGGAGGATTAATTGACAAAAAATATTTTTGGGGAAATGAAGACCCTGAAAAGGGAAAGCCTAAAGCGAATATCTGGCAAGGAAAATTTCCGTACCTGAACACAACTAAAGATAAATTTGTTGGCGCTTCACCTGTAAAATCATTCGCTCCCAATAAATACGGACTCTATGATATGGCTGGAAATGTTTGGGAATGGTGCAGCGATTGCTACACGCCCGAATACTACAAGGAATTGTACGGCAGCATTGCAAACAACCCAAAAGGCCCTTCAAAAAGCTATGATCCCATGGAACCTACAGTTCCCAAAAAAGTGGTTAGAGGAGGCTCATTTCTATGTAATGCTTCTTACTGCAAAGGATATCGCGTTACAGCACGAATGAAATCATCTCCTGATACCGGATTAAGTCATACCGGTTTTAGATGCGTTGCAGATATCAAATAA
- a CDS encoding M23 family metallopeptidase, with the protein MAKVKYYYDSENLAYRKIKTKKRWKFGFAALFLVASALFGFISFVILLNTPYFDTPKDRLLIREIENLKLNYAVLNKKMDQVDDVIEAIEDRDNNLYRTYFNTAPIPEEERKSGYKDINRYTALEGYDNTQLVLNTTKRIDVLSKQLAIQSKSLDHILKLAKEKDKLLSAIPAIQPVRNENLKRMASGFGYRTDPFTKAKKMHEGMDFTAKTGTPVFATGDGVVSQADNKASGFGNHVVIRHGYGYETLYAHLSKYNCRAGQRVKRGDIIGYVGSTGRSEGPHLHYEVHKDGKVVNPLNFYYGNISAVEYVAISKLANQENQSLD; encoded by the coding sequence ATGGCGAAAGTAAAATATTATTACGATTCCGAAAATCTGGCGTATCGAAAAATTAAAACAAAAAAACGATGGAAATTTGGCTTCGCAGCCTTATTTTTAGTGGCTTCGGCATTATTTGGTTTCATCAGTTTTGTCATTTTACTGAACACTCCTTATTTCGACACACCAAAAGATCGTTTGTTAATACGTGAAATTGAAAATTTAAAACTGAATTATGCGGTTTTGAATAAAAAAATGGATCAGGTAGACGATGTCATTGAAGCCATTGAAGACCGAGACAACAATTTATACCGCACCTATTTTAATACCGCTCCCATTCCAGAAGAGGAAAGAAAATCAGGCTATAAAGACATCAATAGATACACCGCTTTAGAAGGTTATGACAACACCCAGTTAGTCCTAAACACGACAAAAAGAATAGATGTTCTTAGCAAACAATTAGCAATACAATCAAAATCGCTAGACCACATCTTAAAACTGGCCAAAGAGAAAGACAAATTATTGTCTGCCATTCCTGCCATTCAACCTGTGAGAAATGAAAATTTAAAACGAATGGCTTCAGGTTTTGGCTACCGGACAGATCCATTTACAAAAGCTAAGAAAATGCATGAAGGAATGGACTTTACAGCAAAAACAGGCACTCCGGTTTTTGCCACCGGAGACGGAGTAGTAAGTCAAGCTGACAATAAAGCTTCCGGTTTTGGGAATCACGTAGTAATTAGGCATGGTTATGGATACGAAACTTTATACGCCCATTTGAGCAAATACAACTGTCGAGCCGGACAAAGAGTAAAGCGAGGTGACATTATTGGTTATGTAGGCAGCACAGGAAGATCCGAAGGGCCTCATTTGCATTATGAAGTCCACAAAGACGGTAAAGTGGTCAATCCGCTTAATTTTTATTACGGCAATATTTCGGCTGTCGAATATGTTGCTATTTCAAAACTGGCGAACCAAGAAAATCAATCGCTGGATTAA
- a CDS encoding DUF4230 domain-containing protein has product MIRKIGIGTGIIVSIFLLFKFCEFKKNDAEDLNYNTNLIQQQIVNVGKLVVTEGHFSEVITYKNQEKYLLDMLSFEKKALVIVNADVTVAYDLHQMKYNIDEENKVITIISIPKEEIKISPDIQFYDVEQSKLNPFTAEDYNKINKSVKTNLAKKIEKSSLKKNAQNRLISELSKILILSNSFGWKLQYKGELIESEKDMNQKIKL; this is encoded by the coding sequence ATGATTAGAAAAATAGGCATTGGAACAGGAATTATTGTCAGCATATTTTTATTGTTCAAGTTTTGTGAATTTAAAAAAAACGATGCTGAAGATTTAAATTACAATACAAATCTCATTCAGCAACAAATAGTCAACGTAGGTAAACTTGTGGTGACAGAAGGGCATTTTTCTGAAGTGATTACATATAAAAACCAAGAGAAATATTTGTTAGATATGCTTTCTTTTGAGAAAAAAGCCTTAGTAATAGTGAATGCTGATGTAACGGTTGCTTATGACTTGCATCAAATGAAATATAATATCGATGAAGAAAACAAAGTAATCACAATCATTAGTATTCCAAAAGAAGAAATAAAAATAAGTCCGGACATCCAGTTTTATGATGTGGAGCAAAGCAAATTGAACCCATTTACTGCCGAAGATTACAATAAAATAAATAAATCAGTTAAAACAAATTTGGCTAAGAAAATTGAAAAATCATCCTTAAAAAAGAATGCCCAGAACCGTTTAATAAGTGAACTGTCTAAAATATTGATTCTTAGTAATTCTTTTGGATGGAAGTTGCAATATAAAGGGGAGCTGATTGAAAGTGAAAAAGACATGAATCAGAAAATTAAACTTTAG
- a CDS encoding LemA family protein codes for MKRFLPWIIGAVIIFGIYSWVKGINNTAVTLNQTVEQSWGDVQTAYQRRNDLIGNLVNTVKGAADFEKSTLTAVIEARAKATQTTVDPTNITPEQLAAFNKAQSGVSSSLSRLLVTVEKYPDLKANQNFLKLQDELASTENQILTARTRFNEAVKPYNTHIKTFPNSLFAGMFGFKEKAYFNAVEGAEKPVEVKF; via the coding sequence ATGAAAAGATTTTTGCCTTGGATTATTGGAGCCGTTATTATTTTTGGGATTTACAGCTGGGTTAAAGGAATTAACAATACAGCCGTAACTTTAAATCAAACCGTTGAACAATCATGGGGAGACGTACAAACTGCTTACCAAAGACGAAATGACCTAATTGGAAACTTAGTCAACACCGTAAAAGGAGCTGCTGATTTTGAAAAAAGCACTTTGACTGCTGTTATTGAAGCCCGTGCAAAGGCAACACAAACAACCGTAGACCCTACAAATATTACTCCTGAACAATTGGCCGCATTTAACAAAGCTCAAAGCGGTGTTAGTAGCTCATTATCTCGCTTATTAGTTACAGTTGAAAAATATCCTGATTTGAAAGCCAACCAAAATTTCTTGAAATTACAAGATGAACTGGCAAGCACCGAAAATCAAATATTAACAGCTAGAACTCGTTTTAACGAAGCAGTAAAACCATACAATACTCATATTAAAACTTTCCCAAATTCATTATTTGCAGGCATGTTTGGTTTTAAAGAAAAAGCTTATTTTAACGCTGTGGAAGGAGCTGAGAAACCTGTGGAAGTAAAATTCTAA
- a CDS encoding sulfatase family protein: MTRVRNTFFLCLMTSLLFAQQKPNVVFIYVDDLGYGDLSCYGATKISTPNIDKLAKQGVRFTNAHSTSATCTPSRYALMTGIYPWRKAGTSILPGDAALIIPTDKTTLPSLFQKAGYQTGIVGKWHLGLGDKLEKEWNGEIKPGPNEVGFDYSFIFPATADRVPSVFIENRHVVALDRNDPIEVDYKKKVGNDPTAAEHPELLKMPSSPNHGHNNTIVNGIGRIGYMSGGKKARWTDEEMPLTFLAKAKEFIDTNKNNPFFLYYSLTEPHVPRMPSTLFKGKSNLGYRGDAILQMDWAVGEIMKQLANLGIAKNTLIVFSSDNGPVLDDGYQDEAVSKLNGHTPAGVLRGGKYSTFEAGTRVPMLISWPSKTKPTVSQALLSQIDFMASFSKLLNIKKEDSEATDSEDMLDAMLGKTTKGRTILIEQGTSSLAILRDNWKYIEPNNRQAMDLLTNTELGNNPQPQLYDLNNDIGEKENLANQKPEVTNELASLLQKIKEQKK; this comes from the coding sequence ATGACCAGAGTAAGAAATACTTTTTTTCTATGCTTGATGACAAGTTTACTCTTTGCCCAACAAAAACCTAATGTTGTTTTCATCTACGTAGATGATTTAGGTTATGGTGACCTAAGCTGTTATGGCGCCACCAAAATCAGTACGCCAAATATTGACAAACTGGCCAAACAAGGCGTTCGGTTTACCAATGCGCATTCCACCTCGGCCACTTGCACCCCTTCCCGCTATGCATTGATGACCGGAATTTATCCTTGGCGTAAAGCTGGAACCAGTATTTTACCTGGAGATGCAGCTTTAATCATCCCAACGGACAAAACAACCTTGCCTTCCTTATTCCAAAAAGCAGGATATCAAACCGGCATAGTAGGAAAATGGCATCTGGGATTAGGGGACAAACTCGAAAAAGAGTGGAACGGGGAAATAAAACCCGGACCAAACGAAGTTGGTTTTGACTATTCCTTTATTTTTCCGGCAACTGCCGATAGAGTTCCTAGCGTGTTTATAGAAAATCGTCATGTGGTTGCCCTAGACCGTAACGATCCCATCGAAGTTGATTATAAGAAAAAAGTAGGAAATGACCCGACAGCTGCTGAGCATCCTGAACTGTTAAAAATGCCATCTTCACCCAATCATGGTCACAACAATACGATCGTAAACGGCATTGGTCGTATCGGTTACATGAGTGGCGGCAAAAAAGCTCGATGGACTGATGAAGAAATGCCTTTAACTTTTTTGGCGAAAGCCAAAGAATTTATCGACACCAATAAAAACAATCCCTTCTTTCTATATTACTCCCTAACTGAACCGCATGTACCCCGAATGCCTTCAACTCTGTTTAAAGGAAAAAGTAATCTGGGGTATCGGGGTGATGCCATTTTACAAATGGATTGGGCAGTGGGCGAAATAATGAAACAACTGGCGAATTTAGGCATAGCCAAAAATACTTTAATCGTTTTTAGCAGCGACAATGGTCCCGTGCTCGATGACGGATATCAAGACGAAGCGGTTTCAAAATTAAACGGTCATACTCCCGCAGGTGTTTTACGCGGAGGAAAATACAGTACTTTTGAAGCAGGAACAAGGGTGCCAATGCTTATAAGTTGGCCATCAAAAACAAAACCGACTGTATCACAAGCCTTACTATCACAAATTGATTTTATGGCCTCGTTTTCAAAACTACTCAACATCAAAAAGGAAGACAGCGAAGCAACTGATAGCGAGGATATGCTCGATGCCATGTTAGGAAAAACGACCAAAGGGAGAACTATCCTGATTGAGCAAGGGACCTCTTCCTTAGCAATCCTGAGAGATAATTGGAAATATATCGAACCCAACAACAGACAGGCGATGGATTTATTAACCAATACAGAATTAGGAAATAATCCGCAACCACAATTGTACGATTTGAATAATGACATTGGAGAAAAAGAAAATCTTGCAAATCAAAAGCCCGAGGTTACAAATGAATTGGCAAGCTTATTGCAAAAAATAAAAGAACAAAAAAAATAA
- a CDS encoding TPM domain-containing protein: protein MKTKKTISFSLKLFVCLFITQIGFAQFTIPEKPSFQTSVYDYAKVLSANEKAQLEEKLIKYSDSTTTQIVVITIESLKGEDIGILTPKWGQTWGIGGTEKDDNGVLILLAKAERKIWISPGYGLEDRLTAGIGGEITRNIIIPEFKAGSYYKGLDKGTDALIDVFKGKYKGERKKQTKGKDFPILPFIVIIVFIVILISRNKGGGGGNSGNNNGGHHGPSLLDVIILSSLGRGGGGSGFGGSSGGGFGGGFGGGGFGGGGFSGGGSGGSW from the coding sequence ATGAAAACAAAAAAAACTATTTCTTTTTCCCTAAAACTGTTCGTTTGTTTATTTATCACTCAAATTGGTTTTGCTCAATTTACAATCCCTGAAAAACCGAGTTTTCAGACTTCTGTGTACGACTATGCCAAGGTACTAAGCGCAAATGAAAAAGCACAATTAGAAGAAAAACTCATCAAATATTCTGATTCTACCACAACCCAAATCGTAGTAATTACAATTGAAAGCCTGAAAGGTGAAGATATTGGAATTCTAACTCCAAAATGGGGACAAACATGGGGAATTGGAGGGACAGAAAAAGACGACAATGGCGTTCTTATTTTATTGGCTAAAGCCGAAAGAAAAATATGGATCTCTCCTGGTTACGGACTCGAAGACCGATTGACAGCAGGGATTGGAGGGGAAATCACCCGAAACATTATCATTCCCGAATTTAAAGCCGGAAGCTATTACAAAGGACTTGATAAAGGTACGGACGCCCTGATTGATGTTTTTAAAGGCAAATACAAAGGGGAAAGAAAAAAACAAACCAAAGGGAAGGACTTTCCTATTCTCCCGTTTATCGTTATTATCGTATTTATTGTTATTCTTATTTCGAGAAACAAAGGCGGTGGAGGCGGAAACTCTGGCAATAACAACGGAGGACACCATGGCCCAAGTCTACTAGACGTCATCATATTGAGCAGTCTGGGTCGCGGAGGAGGCGGAAGCGGTTTTGGAGGTTCATCTGGAGGTGGCTTCGGCGGAGGATTTGGTGGCGGAGGATTTGGTGGCGGAGGATTCTCAGGTGGTGGATCTGGCGGAAGCTGGTAA